From one bacterium genomic stretch:
- a CDS encoding PTS sugar transporter subunit IIA, which produces MTLTSLLRPDRINLDLKAKKKPEALRELVQMIRQGDDAELLLATLTKREELGSTGIGKGIAIPHGRSLLIDKLEMAVGRSTKGVDYDSIDHKAAHLFFLIMAPPQDPGNQYLITLGRVAMVCQELTKKKRLFDPQTPEELIELVRSLEEKIR; this is translated from the coding sequence TTGACCCTAACATCATTGCTTCGGCCTGATCGCATCAATCTTGACCTGAAAGCGAAGAAGAAGCCGGAGGCGCTGCGCGAGTTGGTGCAGATGATCCGGCAAGGCGACGATGCCGAACTGCTGCTGGCGACCCTGACCAAGCGCGAAGAACTTGGCTCGACCGGCATCGGCAAAGGAATCGCCATACCACATGGCCGCTCGCTCCTGATCGACAAGCTGGAAATGGCCGTAGGTCGGTCGACCAAGGGCGTCGACTACGACTCGATCGACCACAAGGCGGCCCACCTCTTTTTCCTCATCATGGCACCGCCCCAGGACCCGGGCAACCAGTACCTCATCACGCTGGGTCGGGTGGCGATGGTCTGCCAGGAACTGACCAAGAAGAAACGTCTGTTCGATCCTCAGACTCCGGAAGAGCTGATCGAGCTGGTGCGCAGCCTCGAGGAGAAGATCCGATGA
- a CDS encoding DUF4190 domain-containing protein, producing the protein MDADNPSRTAGTVSLVLGILSVFPFGLLAGIPAIVVAIRALRNEPRSRTRARVGAVLGGFGILITAALVVNYIADVSMQPNPPIGDAGATSYNMYNIQGSLDEWATENGGAFPYKADFDSDSSRFMEFLARDQVIRRGKTVAGRVPVNVYSKAAYRYGVDLFYFPDSLAAGANRFTSTEDSACPYRRLSAPQGKPGTIVILGHTDRSGTWPRVTEYGIVGFDKDASQPMKDSTAPNRPYLALCNDKPR; encoded by the coding sequence ATGGACGCTGATAATCCCTCTCGCACCGCCGGCACCGTCAGCCTGGTCCTGGGGATTCTGTCCGTGTTCCCGTTCGGTCTGCTCGCCGGCATCCCCGCCATCGTGGTAGCGATCCGCGCGCTGCGTAACGAGCCGCGGTCCCGCACGCGGGCGCGGGTCGGCGCCGTGCTCGGTGGGTTCGGGATACTCATCACGGCCGCGCTGGTGGTCAATTACATCGCGGACGTCAGCATGCAGCCGAACCCGCCCATCGGAGACGCAGGCGCGACATCGTACAACATGTACAATATCCAGGGTTCGCTCGACGAATGGGCGACCGAGAACGGCGGAGCCTTCCCGTACAAGGCGGACTTCGATTCGGACTCGAGCCGGTTCATGGAGTTCCTGGCGCGCGACCAGGTCATCCGGCGCGGCAAGACCGTTGCCGGCCGTGTGCCGGTGAACGTGTACAGCAAGGCCGCATACCGCTATGGCGTGGACCTGTTCTATTTCCCGGACAGCCTTGCGGCAGGCGCGAACCGGTTCACGTCGACGGAAGACAGCGCCTGCCCGTACCGCCGTCTGTCCGCACCGCAGGGCAAGCCCGGCACCATTGTCATCCTGGGCCACACCGACCGCTCGGGCACGTGGCCGCGCGTCACCGAGTACGGCATCGTGGGCTTCGACAAGGATGCATCGCAGCCGATGAAGGACTCGACGGCGCCGAATCGCCCCTATCTGGCACTATGCAACGACAAGCCTCGGTGA
- a CDS encoding histidinol-phosphatase — MVDYHIHPDFSHDAQGSVDEFCTRAAEIGLGEICFTTHYEPDPARSSIEHVRVNGVAQPVNSDWPDSYLAAIRGARTKFADLVVLAGVEVGYEPGLEGVIGDFLSRFQFDFVLGSVHCLEHVAITAGDELDRFKREQLSLGPEHFAESYFRNVRAAAGTQLFDCLGHLDIYRKYIRPLFDSRFDQAVDTRLPSVLKFVAESGTGMEVNTSALRRGNAEPYPELRILKLARNAGVRVFTTGSDAHRPADLGMGLDMALRSLNDLGVEPARFRQRRVISPAQRRPRAASRLGFRSA, encoded by the coding sequence ATGGTCGACTATCACATTCATCCCGACTTCTCACACGACGCACAGGGCTCGGTCGATGAGTTCTGCACAAGAGCTGCTGAGATTGGACTGGGTGAGATATGCTTCACTACGCACTACGAACCTGACCCGGCCCGCAGCAGCATCGAGCACGTCCGGGTGAATGGTGTCGCGCAGCCGGTCAATTCCGATTGGCCCGATTCCTACCTGGCCGCGATTCGGGGCGCCAGAACGAAGTTCGCCGACCTTGTAGTGCTGGCCGGCGTCGAGGTCGGGTACGAGCCCGGGCTTGAAGGTGTCATCGGCGACTTCCTCAGCCGGTTTCAGTTCGATTTCGTCCTGGGGTCAGTCCACTGCCTCGAGCACGTCGCCATCACCGCCGGAGACGAACTGGACCGATTCAAGCGCGAGCAATTGTCGCTTGGCCCCGAACACTTTGCGGAGAGCTACTTTCGCAATGTCCGGGCCGCGGCCGGGACGCAGCTCTTCGACTGCCTGGGTCATCTCGATATCTACCGCAAGTACATCAGGCCTCTGTTCGACAGCCGATTTGACCAGGCCGTCGACACGCGTCTGCCTTCGGTCCTCAAGTTCGTGGCCGAGTCCGGCACCGGCATGGAGGTCAACACCTCGGCCCTGCGGAGAGGCAACGCCGAACCCTACCCCGAGCTGCGCATCCTCAAGCTGGCGAGAAATGCCGGCGTCCGAGTCTTTACGACCGGCTCGGACGCCCACCGCCCGGCAGATCTGGGTATGGGTCTGGACATGGCGCTGCGGTCGCTGAACGACCTCGGCGTCGAGCCGGCGCGTTTCCGCCAGCGCCGAGTTATCAGCCCGGCCCAGCGTCGGCCGCGGGCGGCCAGCCGCCTGGGATTTCGGTCCGCCTGA
- a CDS encoding helix-hairpin-helix domain-containing protein, with the protein MALALLLLLGQFGSGLFPESPTTEGDLALQEQVERVLERQIDINRATPHRLLAIPWLSPALAYSIVAVRDSLGRFGTVEQLQQVPGMTAETYESIRPFLRIGSNRRALTGSIVSRVSTDSVGGGGAGLRLRNRLDLRSGRLRVAALTDKGKGESSAFDFASAGAEFPVGRARITLGDFTTGFGDGLVFSAPTWRSSLLDGTDQEVGNVRLVRSAVEASYLRGGAADLRAGEWSACLLGSYAGRDARLNEDGTVQRLVGTGAHDDSASIAGHNAVREATAGLSAAYHGNRAGVGFVAEYSKYSREFAPADSTASLVGSELFAVGLNGECRLGQYELRGEIARSSGSGMAGAFELTGGWPDFDARVSLCGHQARFFAPHGRWTSLTDTKDRLDASGRLGWHQAGSSVSVSGNTYRDFELDSVPARLELRLGQELGVLDLALTMGYRYEAEQERYRTTRAEVGARLGRATTSRLILDDVYPEKSTSRGTIAALRLTQDLGPAELVLSAGRIAVDGTGVTMYLHEPGASGIGSSFSSSASCWRVAGGGEARIIRWLRLGLKAGCAWKPHPVLDAAAQLELVCS; encoded by the coding sequence ATGGCGCTAGCCCTGCTGCTTCTTCTCGGGCAATTCGGTTCCGGGCTGTTCCCTGAGTCACCGACAACCGAGGGCGACCTGGCGTTGCAGGAGCAGGTCGAGCGGGTGCTGGAAAGACAGATTGACATCAACCGTGCTACACCTCACAGGCTGCTTGCGATTCCGTGGCTCAGCCCTGCTCTCGCCTACAGCATCGTCGCGGTTCGGGATTCGCTGGGCAGGTTCGGCACAGTCGAGCAACTGCAGCAGGTGCCGGGAATGACCGCTGAGACATACGAGTCGATTCGGCCGTTCCTCCGCATCGGTAGCAACCGGCGGGCGTTGACTGGCAGCATTGTTTCAAGAGTCAGCACTGACTCGGTCGGTGGCGGTGGCGCCGGCCTCAGGCTTCGCAATCGGCTCGATCTCCGCTCCGGCAGACTGCGGGTCGCGGCGCTGACCGACAAGGGCAAGGGAGAGTCGAGTGCGTTCGATTTCGCCAGCGCCGGTGCCGAATTCCCCGTGGGCCGGGCGCGAATCACGCTCGGGGACTTCACCACCGGCTTTGGCGATGGTCTGGTCTTCAGCGCTCCGACCTGGCGCAGCAGCCTGCTTGATGGGACAGATCAGGAGGTCGGGAACGTCAGGCTGGTAAGGTCGGCCGTGGAGGCTTCCTACCTGCGCGGCGGCGCGGCAGACCTCCGGGCGGGCGAGTGGAGCGCGTGCCTGCTCGGTTCGTATGCGGGCCGGGACGCACGGCTCAACGAAGACGGCACGGTTCAGCGTCTCGTCGGCACGGGCGCCCACGACGATTCAGCTTCCATCGCGGGGCACAATGCGGTTCGAGAGGCGACCGCAGGACTCAGTGCGGCTTACCATGGAAACCGGGCCGGAGTCGGGTTTGTCGCAGAATACTCGAAGTACAGCCGGGAATTCGCGCCGGCCGATTCGACCGCGTCGCTTGTCGGAAGTGAGTTGTTCGCCGTCGGCCTGAATGGAGAATGCAGGCTCGGGCAGTACGAGTTGCGTGGTGAGATAGCGAGGTCCAGCGGGTCCGGCATGGCCGGCGCGTTCGAGCTTACCGGCGGCTGGCCGGACTTCGATGCTCGCGTTTCGCTGTGCGGGCACCAGGCCCGGTTCTTCGCGCCGCACGGCCGCTGGACGAGCCTGACCGACACTAAAGACCGCCTGGACGCATCAGGTCGGCTGGGCTGGCACCAAGCCGGTTCCAGCGTTTCCGTCAGCGGCAACACTTACCGAGACTTCGAACTCGACTCGGTACCGGCGCGGCTGGAGCTTCGTCTCGGACAGGAGCTTGGCGTCCTCGACCTGGCTCTTACCATGGGATACCGCTACGAAGCTGAGCAGGAACGCTACCGGACGACAAGAGCCGAAGTCGGCGCAAGACTCGGACGGGCAACGACCTCACGATTGATTCTCGATGACGTCTATCCCGAGAAGAGCACGTCGCGCGGCACGATAGCCGCGCTGCGGTTGACACAGGATCTGGGGCCCGCCGAACTAGTGCTTTCCGCCGGGCGCATCGCGGTTGATGGAACCGGAGTCACCATGTATCTGCACGAGCCGGGAGCCAGTGGCATCGGTTCATCCTTCAGCAGCAGCGCTTCATGCTGGCGCGTCGCTGGCGGCGGTGAGGCGCGCATTATCAGGTGGCTGCGGCTCGGACTGAAGGCGGGCTGTGCCTGGAAACCGCACCCTGTGCTCGACGCCGCCGCGCAGCTCGAACTCGTGTGTTCCTAG
- a CDS encoding C4-type zinc ribbon domain-containing protein has translation MNAKVETLRSLEEFDHILRDIETADYQAVGFQSVKASDDFIKTAEREREKLTRKVDPKLLAMYERIMKRYGGRVVVQVIREFCGGCYVKLPSELASRCRTDLVSCPNCGRFLYYVK, from the coding sequence ATGAACGCCAAGGTCGAGACTCTGCGCTCGCTTGAGGAGTTCGACCATATCCTGCGTGACATCGAAACCGCCGACTACCAGGCAGTGGGATTTCAGTCAGTCAAGGCCTCCGACGATTTCATCAAGACTGCTGAGCGCGAGCGCGAGAAGCTGACCAGGAAGGTTGACCCCAAGCTGCTGGCGATGTACGAGCGGATCATGAAGCGGTACGGAGGCAGGGTTGTCGTCCAAGTCATCCGCGAGTTCTGCGGCGGCTGCTACGTCAAGTTGCCGTCAGAGCTGGCGTCCCGCTGCCGTACCGATCTCGTCAGCTGTCCGAACTGCGGTCGGTTCCTCTACTACGTAAAGTAG
- a CDS encoding class I SAM-dependent methyltransferase, which yields MINILMPGDGYLALLEHLHESLQPETYLEIGVGSGASLALAKPRTRAVGVDPAPAIRAPLGPHARVYELESDEFFSRHYQLDAFQSARLDLAFIDGLHQFEQTLNDFANVERQSHPGTVVLLHDCLPVARLVAARSRRTGFWCGDVWKAVTCLREQRPDLDVRVVPAPPSGLAIVTHLDAGSTLFQQRLTEIVSEYRNRVLDYEYLDFGSLARMAGNGLPNDWRRVCEHTLQHVRTLTSTPTRA from the coding sequence ATGATCAACATACTCATGCCGGGCGATGGCTATCTGGCCCTGCTCGAGCATCTGCACGAATCGCTGCAACCAGAGACCTACCTGGAGATCGGCGTCGGTAGCGGTGCTTCTCTGGCGCTGGCAAAGCCCCGCACCCGGGCGGTCGGCGTCGACCCGGCTCCTGCCATTCGGGCGCCGCTCGGACCGCATGCAAGGGTGTACGAACTCGAAAGCGACGAGTTCTTCAGCCGGCATTACCAGCTCGACGCTTTCCAGTCAGCGCGGCTCGATCTGGCGTTCATCGACGGCCTGCATCAGTTCGAACAGACCCTGAACGACTTCGCGAATGTCGAACGTCAGTCTCACCCCGGAACCGTCGTTCTGCTCCACGATTGCCTCCCGGTCGCGCGGCTCGTCGCCGCGCGGTCACGCAGGACGGGTTTCTGGTGCGGCGACGTATGGAAGGCGGTCACCTGCCTGCGGGAGCAACGCCCCGACCTTGACGTCCGAGTCGTACCGGCGCCACCCAGCGGACTCGCCATTGTCACCCACCTCGACGCCGGTTCGACGCTGTTCCAGCAGCGACTAACCGAGATCGTATCTGAATACCGCAACCGGGTCCTGGACTATGAGTACCTGGACTTTGGCAGTCTCGCCCGAATGGCCGGGAACGGACTGCCCAATGACTGGAGGCGAGTCTGCGAGCATACGCTGCAGCATGTACGGACGCTCACCTCGACTCCAACCCGGGCCTGA